A single window of Vibrio sp. SCSIO 43137 DNA harbors:
- the glnS gene encoding glutamine--tRNA ligase, giving the protein MSEAEARPSNFIRQIIDKDLADGKHTSVHTRFPPEPNGYLHIGHAKSICLNFSIAQDYQGQCNLRFDDTNPEKEDIEYVESIKNDVHWLGFEWAGDIHYSSDYFDKLYGYAVELITKGLAYVDELSPEQIREYRGTLKEPGKNSPYRDRSVEENLALFEKMRNGEFEEGKACLRAKVDMASSFMVMRDPVIYRVRFAHHHQTGDKWCIYPMYDFTHCISDALEGITHSICTLEFQDNRRIYDWILENITIDCQPRQYEFSRLNLEYTVMSKRKLSQLVSENLVNGWDDPRMPTISGLRRRGFTPASIREFCKRIGVTKQENMIEFGSLESCIRDDLNDNAPRAMAVLDPVKVVIENYDESSVETLSVANHPNKPEMGSRDVPFTREVYIERDDFREEANKKYKRLVLGKEVRLRGAYVIKAERIEKDADGNITTIFCSYDSETLGKNPSDGRKVKGVIHWVSASHGLPAEIRLYDRLFTVENPAATDNFAETINPDSLVVKNGFVEPSLAEAVAEKGYQFERTGYFCADSKDSKADALVFNRTVGLRDTWAKKDV; this is encoded by the coding sequence ATGAGTGAAGCTGAAGCTCGTCCATCGAATTTCATTCGCCAAATCATTGATAAAGATCTTGCGGATGGCAAACACACAAGTGTGCATACTCGATTTCCGCCGGAGCCGAATGGCTACCTGCATATCGGTCACGCTAAATCTATCTGTTTGAACTTTAGTATTGCTCAGGACTATCAGGGACAATGTAATCTCCGTTTTGATGATACAAACCCTGAGAAAGAAGACATCGAATACGTTGAATCTATTAAAAATGATGTGCACTGGTTAGGCTTTGAGTGGGCGGGAGATATTCATTACTCTTCTGACTACTTTGATAAGCTTTACGGCTATGCAGTTGAATTGATTACTAAAGGCTTAGCGTATGTTGATGAGCTAAGTCCGGAGCAGATACGCGAGTACCGCGGAACATTGAAAGAGCCGGGTAAGAATAGCCCTTACCGCGACCGCAGTGTTGAAGAGAACCTGGCGCTGTTTGAAAAAATGCGTAATGGGGAGTTCGAAGAAGGCAAAGCTTGTCTGCGTGCGAAAGTTGATATGGCATCTTCATTTATGGTGATGCGTGACCCGGTTATTTACCGTGTTCGTTTTGCCCATCACCATCAGACTGGTGATAAGTGGTGTATCTATCCGATGTACGACTTTACTCATTGTATTTCTGATGCGCTGGAAGGGATTACTCACTCTATCTGTACGCTGGAGTTTCAGGACAACCGCCGTATTTACGACTGGATTCTGGAAAACATTACCATTGACTGCCAGCCTCGTCAGTACGAGTTTAGCCGCCTGAATCTGGAATACACAGTAATGTCTAAGCGTAAGCTTAGCCAGCTGGTTTCTGAAAATCTGGTTAATGGCTGGGATGATCCACGTATGCCAACTATTTCCGGCCTGCGTCGTCGTGGCTTTACACCTGCGTCTATCCGTGAGTTCTGTAAGCGTATTGGTGTCACTAAGCAGGAGAACATGATTGAGTTTGGTTCTCTGGAATCTTGTATCCGTGATGACCTGAACGACAATGCACCTCGTGCAATGGCAGTGCTGGATCCGGTTAAAGTTGTGATTGAAAACTATGATGAGTCATCAGTAGAGACTCTGTCAGTTGCTAATCACCCGAACAAACCGGAAATGGGCAGCCGAGATGTTCCGTTTACCCGTGAAGTGTATATTGAGCGTGATGACTTCCGTGAAGAAGCAAACAAAAAGTATAAGCGTCTGGTTCTTGGTAAAGAAGTTCGTCTGCGTGGTGCTTATGTGATTAAAGCTGAGCGTATTGAAAAAGACGCCGATGGTAACATCACCACTATCTTCTGCTCATACGATTCAGAAACCCTTGGTAAGAACCCGTCAGACGGGCGTAAGGTTAAAGGGGTTATTCATTGGGTATCAGCAAGCCATGGTTTGCCGGCTGAAATCAGACTGTATGACCGTCTGTTTACCGTTGAAAACCCGGCTGCAACAGATAACTTTGCTGAAACCATTAACCCGGATTCACTAGTGGTTAAAAATGGTTTTGTTGAGCCAAGCTTAGCCGAGGCTGTTGCCGAGAAGGGTTATCAGTTTGAACGTACTGGTTATTTCTGTGCAGACTCTAAGGATTCAAAAGCGGATGCTTTAGTGTTTAACCGCACAGTTGGCCTACGGGATACCTGGGCTAAGAAAGACGTTTAA